One region of Peromyscus eremicus chromosome 4, PerEre_H2_v1, whole genome shotgun sequence genomic DNA includes:
- the Asxl1 gene encoding polycomb group protein ASXL1 isoform X2 yields MKDKQKRKKERTWAEAARLVLENYSDAPMTPKQILQVIEAEGLKEMRSGTSPLACLNAMLHSNSRGGEGLFYKLPGRISLFTLKKDAVQWSRNVAAADGDEPEDSADVESCGSNETSTVSGENDVSLDETSSNASCSTESQSRPLSNSRDSHRASSQANKQKKKTGVMLPRVVLTPLKVNGAHVESASGFSSRHADGESGSPSSSSSGSLALGNTASRGQAEVTRDPAPLLRGFRKPATGQMKRNRGEEVDFETPGSILVNTNLRALINSRTFHALPAHFQQQLLFLLPEVDRQVGTDGLLRLSSSALNNEFFTHAAQSWRERLADGEFTHEMQVRIRQEMEKEKKVEQWKEKFFEDYYGQKLGLTKEESLQQKVGQEEAKTKSGLCVPGEPARPQRGPTTRQRDGHFKKRSRPDLRTRSRRNLYRKQEPEQAGVAKDVNSAPDVLLSKDGNAKTNSEGVSSPPRPDVSSVASGQEGSKCPSEPVASRIQAETDNLACASTSPDRIPSLPQETVAQETKDQKRKSFEQSASASFPEKKPRLEDRQSFRNTIESVHTEKPQPTKEEPKVPPIRIQLSRIKPPWVAKGRPTYQICPRIVPITESSCRGWTGARTLADIKARALQARGARGHHCHREAATTAIGGGGGPGGGGSGAIDEGGGRGGGSGDGGEACGHSEPRGAPSTSGESASDLQRTQLLPPCPLSEEHTPAEAALPRARGEDDVASLRKEESCLLQRVPGVLTSGLEDASQPPIAPTGDQPCQALPPLSSQTPVTEKLAEQPKLLLDGRTECESGNTSWEKGSEDQGPTLPSENGSVQSPVGDVLGGNGQAFDDNPRVKELVSVTPAFISELSLAKYLQDESADDGLGLGDTGPLKRESDRQESLNTEAFASGGTASWVPVLSNYEVVKESEPETRENAPFLEPRDEEEWERAVPLMAAMPGELAATGAPHSESCASLWTAPPPGTMGSTCSDGEQVDLERLEMKSISETPSPHGESTDTASDSEGHLTEDGSEVDASEAMEAKGLVVGRSGKQDWAPSSSLSKVSRNLSVLTRTEGIAASQSWVSRVCAVPPKISDSLLLSSTECQPRSVCPPKPGSSVEVTNPLMMHLLHGNLPLEKVLPPGHRSSKPESPQLPFRDQSQDRGTVQGTGEDNRLVARSSSGSALALKESLLAQSYAASTGLGRAKASQAPGMPQKIASMVPSLDSQHPVTELTPSSGSLEEIDSKEHFSSFLCEEQKEAHSQSQGSDPGTASGQCPGDHTTSEVPCFSSANVSLSFGPEQTDRTLGDQNNAGSQEKKLSGPRNTIPILQCPRSGEQTPLPAEVPPVFPSRKIEPSKNSVSDGVQTAREDWTPKPSPGSAGGNKTEQTFSRDPLKADAEDRKAAGCSPLELVGHLQGMPFVVDLPFWKLPREPGKGLSQPLEPSSIPSQFNIKQALYGKFSKLQLSPTSFNYSSSSATFPKGLAGSVVQLSHKASFGAGHTASLSLQMFTDSSAVESISLQCACSLKAMIMCQGCGAFCHDDCIGPSKLCVLCLVVR; encoded by the exons AAGGATGCTGTGCAGTGGTCTCGAAATGTAGCTGCAGCGGATGGAGACGAGCCAGAGGACTCAGCTGATGTGGAAAGCTGTGGGTCTAATGAAACCAGCACCGTGAGTGGTGAAAATGATG TATCTCTGGATGAAACATCGTCGAATGCATCCTGTTCTACAGAGTCTCAGAGCCGGCCCCTCTCCAATTCCAGGGACAGCCACAGGGCTTCCTCACAG gcaaacaaacaaaagaaaaagacggGGGTCATGCTGCCTCGTGTCGTCCTGACTCCTCTGAAGGTAAACGGGGCCCACGTGGAGTCTGCGTCAG GGTTCTCAAGCCGCCATGCTGATGGTGAAAGCGGAAGCCCGTCCAGTAGCAGCAGTGGCTCTCTGGCCTTGGGCAACACTGCTAGTCGAGGCCAGGCAGAGGTCACCCGAGACCCTGCCCCACTCTTGAGAGGCTTCAGGAAGCCAGCTACAG GTCAGATGAAGCGCAACAGAGGGGAAGAGGTAGATTTTGAGACACCTGGGTCCATTCTTGTCAACACCAACCTCCGTGCTCTGATAAACTCTCGGACCTTCCATGCCCTGCCAGCACATTTCCAGCAgcaactcctcttcctcctgcctgaagTGGATAGACAG GTGGGAACAGATGGCCTGCTGCGCCTCAGCAGCAGCGCACTCAATAATGAGTTTTTCACCCATGCAGCTCAGAGCTGGCGGGAACGCCTTGCTGATG gtGAATTCACTCATGAGATGCAAGTCAGGATAAGACAGGAaatggaaaaggagaagaaggtgGAGCAATGGAAGGAAAAGTTCTTTGAGGACTACTATGGACAGAA ATTGGGTTTGACCAAAGAAGAATCATTGCAGCAGAAAGTGGGCCAGGAGGAGGCCAAAACCAAGAGTGGATTGTGTGTCCCAGGAGAACCAGCACGGCCACAGCGTGGGCCCACCACCCGTCAACGGGATGGGCACTTTAAGAAACGTTCTCGGCCAGATCTCAGAACCAGATCCAGAAGGAATCTGTACAGAAAACAGGAGCCAGAACAAGCAGGAGTTGCTAAGGATGTAAATTCTGCACCAGATGTTTTACTCTCCAAAGATGGGAATGCTAAGACCAACTCAGAAGGGGTGAGCAGTCCCCCTAGGCCAGATGTGTCCTCTGTAGCCTCTGGACAGGAGGGTTCCAAGTGTCCCAGTGAACCTGTGGCTTCCCGGATCCAAGCAGAAACGGACAATTTGGCATGTGCCTCTACATCTCCAGACAGAATCCCTAGCTTACCTCAGGAAACTGTGGCTCAAGAGACAAAGGATCAGAAGAGGAAATCCTTTGAGCAGTCGGCCTCTGCATCCTTTCCCGAAAAGAAGCCCCGGCTTGAAGATCGTCAGTCCTTTCGTAACACAATTGAAAGTGTTCACACCGAAAAGCCACAGCCCACTAAAGAGGAGCCCAAAGTCCCGCCCATCCGG ATTCAACTTTCACGTATCAAACCACCCTGGGTGGCTAAAGGTCGGCCCACTTACCAGATATGCCCCCGGATTGTCCCCATCACGGAGTCCTCCTGCCGGGGTTGGACTGGTGCCAGGACCCTCGCAGACATTAAAGCCCGTGCTTTGCAGGCCCGAGGGGCGAGAGGCCACCACTGCCATCGAGAGGCGGCAACCACTGCCATCGGAGGGGGGGGTGGCCCGGGTGGAGGTGGCAGTGGGGCCATCGATGAGGGAGGTGGCAGAGGCGGCggcagtggtgatggtggtgaggcCTGTGGCCACTCTGAGCCCAGGGGAGCCCCAAGCACCTCTGGAGAGAGTGCGTCAGATCTACAGCGAACACAACTACTGCCGCCTTGTCCTCTGAGTGAAGAGCACACTCCAGCTGAAGCTGCCTTGCCCAGAGCCAGAGGAGAGGACGACGTGGCTTCTCTCAGAAAGGAGGAGAGCTGCCTATTACAGAGGGTCCCAGGTGTGCTTACAAGTGGGCTGGAAGATGCCTCCCAACCCCCTATTGCTCCCACTGGAGATCAGCCGTGCCAGGCTTTGCCACCACTGTCCTCCCAAACTCCGGTGACTGAGAAGTTAGCAGAGCAGCCTAAGTTGCTTCTAGATGGTAGAACTGAGTGTGAGTCTGGTAATACTTCCTGGGAGAAGGGTAGTGAGGATCAAGGACCCACTCTCCCCTCAGAGAATGGTTCTGTACAGTCTCCAGTGGGAGATGTATTAGGAGGAAATGGCCAGGCCTTTGATGATAATCCCAGGGTGAAAGAGCTTGTCAGTGTGACACCTGCGTTTATATCTGAATTGTCATTGGCTAAGTACCTACAAGATGAATCTGCTGATGATGGATTAGGACTTGGTGACACAGGCCCCCTCAAAAGGGAAAGTGATAGACAAGAATCTTTGAATACTGAAGCTTTTGCATCTGGTGGTACTGCCTCCTGGGTACCCGTTCTGTCAAATTATGAGGTAGTGAAAGAGTCTGAGCCAGAAACCAGAGAAAATGCACCATTTCTGGAGCCCAGGGATGAAGAGGAATGGGAAAGAGCTGTTCCCCTCATGGCTGCCATGCCTGGGGAGTTGGCAGCCACGGGTGCGCCCCACTCTGAGAGCTGTGCTTCACTCTGGACAGCACCTCCTCCTGGAACCATGGGCAGCACTTGCAGTGATGGTGAGCAGGTGGACCTTGAAAGACTGGAGATGAAAAGCATATCTGAAACTCCAAGTCCTCACGGTGAGTCCACAGATACAGCCTCTGACTCTGAAGGCCACCTCACCGAGGACGGCAGTGAGGTGGATGCAAGTGAAGCCATGGAGGCAAAGGGGTTGGTGGTGGGCAGGAGTGGAAAGCAGGACTGGGCCCCATCCTCCTCGCTGTCCAAGGTGAGCAGGAACCTAAGTGTGCTTACAAGGACAGAAGGGATAGCGGCTTCTCAGAGCTGGGTGTCTAGAGTATGTGCAGTCCCACCCAAGATCTCAGACTCCCTGCTGCTATCCAGTACTGAATGCCAGCCCAGGTCTGTGTGCCCACCTAAGCCTGGTTCTTCGGTGGAGGTTACCAACCCTCTTATGATGCACCTGCTGCACGGTAACTTACCTCTCGAGAAGGTTCTTCCTCCAGGTCACAGAAGCAGCAAGCCAGAATCCCCACAGTTGCCATTTAGAGACCAGAGCCAGGATAGAGGTACTGTACAAGGTACTGGGGAAGACAATCGCCTAGTTGCCAGAAGCAGCTCTGGTTCTGCACTAGCTTTGAAGGAGTCTCTTCTGGCCCAGAGCTATGCAGCAAGCACTGGTCTTGGCAGGGCAAAGGCCTCCCAGGCTCCTGGAATGCCCCAGAAGATTGCATCGATGGTTCCAAGTTTAGACTCCCAGCATCCAGTGACAGAACTGACACCTTCCTCTGGCAGCCTGGAAGAAATAGATTCCAAAGagcatttctcttccttcctttgtgaAGAGCAGAAAGAAGCCCATTCCCAGTCCCAAGGCAGTGATCCAGGTACTGCCTCAGGCCAGTGTCCAGGAGATCACACTACCTCCGAAGTGCCATGTTTCTCCTCTGCAAATGTGAGCCTCTCCTTTGGTCCTGAGCAGACAGATAGGACCCTGGGTGATCAGAACAATGCTGGTAGTCAAGAGAAGAAActatctggtcctaggaatacGATCCCCATCCTTCAGTGCCCCAGGTCTGGAGAGCAGACACCACTACCTGCTGAGGTCCCTCCAGTTTTTCCCAGTCGGAAGATAGAACCAAGCAAAAACTCGGTATCTGATGGTGTGCAGACTGCAAGGGAAGACTGGACGCCAAAGCCATCACCTGGCTCTGCTGGTGGCAACAAGACAGAGCAGACGTTCTCGAGGGATCCACTTAAGGCAGATGCAGAGGATAGAAAAGCTGCAGGGTGTAGTCCTCTGGAACTAGTAGGTCACTTGCAAGGGATGCCTTTTGTTGTGGACCTGCCTTTCTGGAAATTACCCAGAGAGCCAGGGAAAGGGCTAAGTCAGCCCCTGGAGCCTTCTTCCATTCCCTCCCAATTCAACATCAAGCAGGCTTTGTATGGGAAGTTTTCTAAACTACAGCTGAGTCCCACCAGCTTTAATTACtcctccagctctgccacctTTCCCAAAGGCCTTGCTGGAAGTGTGGTGCAGCTGAGCCACAAAGCCAGCTTTGGTGCAGGCCACACTGCATCACTCTCCCTGCAAATGTTCACTGACAGCAGTGCGGTGGAAAGCATCTCTCTCCAGTGTGCATGCAGCCTGAAAGCCATGATCATGTGCCAAGGCTGCGGAGCATTCTGCCATGATGACTGCATTGGACCCTCAAAGCTCTGTGTATTGTGCCTTGTGGTGAGATAA
- the Asxl1 gene encoding polycomb group protein ASXL1 isoform X1, with translation MALFPGILLAGATGRLHMSHKRFPKDAVQWSRNVAAADGDEPEDSADVESCGSNETSTVSGENDVSLDETSSNASCSTESQSRPLSNSRDSHRASSQANKQKKKTGVMLPRVVLTPLKVNGAHVESASGFSSRHADGESGSPSSSSSGSLALGNTASRGQAEVTRDPAPLLRGFRKPATGQMKRNRGEEVDFETPGSILVNTNLRALINSRTFHALPAHFQQQLLFLLPEVDRQVGTDGLLRLSSSALNNEFFTHAAQSWRERLADGEFTHEMQVRIRQEMEKEKKVEQWKEKFFEDYYGQKLGLTKEESLQQKVGQEEAKTKSGLCVPGEPARPQRGPTTRQRDGHFKKRSRPDLRTRSRRNLYRKQEPEQAGVAKDVNSAPDVLLSKDGNAKTNSEGVSSPPRPDVSSVASGQEGSKCPSEPVASRIQAETDNLACASTSPDRIPSLPQETVAQETKDQKRKSFEQSASASFPEKKPRLEDRQSFRNTIESVHTEKPQPTKEEPKVPPIRIQLSRIKPPWVAKGRPTYQICPRIVPITESSCRGWTGARTLADIKARALQARGARGHHCHREAATTAIGGGGGPGGGGSGAIDEGGGRGGGSGDGGEACGHSEPRGAPSTSGESASDLQRTQLLPPCPLSEEHTPAEAALPRARGEDDVASLRKEESCLLQRVPGVLTSGLEDASQPPIAPTGDQPCQALPPLSSQTPVTEKLAEQPKLLLDGRTECESGNTSWEKGSEDQGPTLPSENGSVQSPVGDVLGGNGQAFDDNPRVKELVSVTPAFISELSLAKYLQDESADDGLGLGDTGPLKRESDRQESLNTEAFASGGTASWVPVLSNYEVVKESEPETRENAPFLEPRDEEEWERAVPLMAAMPGELAATGAPHSESCASLWTAPPPGTMGSTCSDGEQVDLERLEMKSISETPSPHGESTDTASDSEGHLTEDGSEVDASEAMEAKGLVVGRSGKQDWAPSSSLSKVSRNLSVLTRTEGIAASQSWVSRVCAVPPKISDSLLLSSTECQPRSVCPPKPGSSVEVTNPLMMHLLHGNLPLEKVLPPGHRSSKPESPQLPFRDQSQDRGTVQGTGEDNRLVARSSSGSALALKESLLAQSYAASTGLGRAKASQAPGMPQKIASMVPSLDSQHPVTELTPSSGSLEEIDSKEHFSSFLCEEQKEAHSQSQGSDPGTASGQCPGDHTTSEVPCFSSANVSLSFGPEQTDRTLGDQNNAGSQEKKLSGPRNTIPILQCPRSGEQTPLPAEVPPVFPSRKIEPSKNSVSDGVQTAREDWTPKPSPGSAGGNKTEQTFSRDPLKADAEDRKAAGCSPLELVGHLQGMPFVVDLPFWKLPREPGKGLSQPLEPSSIPSQFNIKQALYGKFSKLQLSPTSFNYSSSSATFPKGLAGSVVQLSHKASFGAGHTASLSLQMFTDSSAVESISLQCACSLKAMIMCQGCGAFCHDDCIGPSKLCVLCLVVR, from the exons AAGGATGCTGTGCAGTGGTCTCGAAATGTAGCTGCAGCGGATGGAGACGAGCCAGAGGACTCAGCTGATGTGGAAAGCTGTGGGTCTAATGAAACCAGCACCGTGAGTGGTGAAAATGATG TATCTCTGGATGAAACATCGTCGAATGCATCCTGTTCTACAGAGTCTCAGAGCCGGCCCCTCTCCAATTCCAGGGACAGCCACAGGGCTTCCTCACAG gcaaacaaacaaaagaaaaagacggGGGTCATGCTGCCTCGTGTCGTCCTGACTCCTCTGAAGGTAAACGGGGCCCACGTGGAGTCTGCGTCAG GGTTCTCAAGCCGCCATGCTGATGGTGAAAGCGGAAGCCCGTCCAGTAGCAGCAGTGGCTCTCTGGCCTTGGGCAACACTGCTAGTCGAGGCCAGGCAGAGGTCACCCGAGACCCTGCCCCACTCTTGAGAGGCTTCAGGAAGCCAGCTACAG GTCAGATGAAGCGCAACAGAGGGGAAGAGGTAGATTTTGAGACACCTGGGTCCATTCTTGTCAACACCAACCTCCGTGCTCTGATAAACTCTCGGACCTTCCATGCCCTGCCAGCACATTTCCAGCAgcaactcctcttcctcctgcctgaagTGGATAGACAG GTGGGAACAGATGGCCTGCTGCGCCTCAGCAGCAGCGCACTCAATAATGAGTTTTTCACCCATGCAGCTCAGAGCTGGCGGGAACGCCTTGCTGATG gtGAATTCACTCATGAGATGCAAGTCAGGATAAGACAGGAaatggaaaaggagaagaaggtgGAGCAATGGAAGGAAAAGTTCTTTGAGGACTACTATGGACAGAA ATTGGGTTTGACCAAAGAAGAATCATTGCAGCAGAAAGTGGGCCAGGAGGAGGCCAAAACCAAGAGTGGATTGTGTGTCCCAGGAGAACCAGCACGGCCACAGCGTGGGCCCACCACCCGTCAACGGGATGGGCACTTTAAGAAACGTTCTCGGCCAGATCTCAGAACCAGATCCAGAAGGAATCTGTACAGAAAACAGGAGCCAGAACAAGCAGGAGTTGCTAAGGATGTAAATTCTGCACCAGATGTTTTACTCTCCAAAGATGGGAATGCTAAGACCAACTCAGAAGGGGTGAGCAGTCCCCCTAGGCCAGATGTGTCCTCTGTAGCCTCTGGACAGGAGGGTTCCAAGTGTCCCAGTGAACCTGTGGCTTCCCGGATCCAAGCAGAAACGGACAATTTGGCATGTGCCTCTACATCTCCAGACAGAATCCCTAGCTTACCTCAGGAAACTGTGGCTCAAGAGACAAAGGATCAGAAGAGGAAATCCTTTGAGCAGTCGGCCTCTGCATCCTTTCCCGAAAAGAAGCCCCGGCTTGAAGATCGTCAGTCCTTTCGTAACACAATTGAAAGTGTTCACACCGAAAAGCCACAGCCCACTAAAGAGGAGCCCAAAGTCCCGCCCATCCGG ATTCAACTTTCACGTATCAAACCACCCTGGGTGGCTAAAGGTCGGCCCACTTACCAGATATGCCCCCGGATTGTCCCCATCACGGAGTCCTCCTGCCGGGGTTGGACTGGTGCCAGGACCCTCGCAGACATTAAAGCCCGTGCTTTGCAGGCCCGAGGGGCGAGAGGCCACCACTGCCATCGAGAGGCGGCAACCACTGCCATCGGAGGGGGGGGTGGCCCGGGTGGAGGTGGCAGTGGGGCCATCGATGAGGGAGGTGGCAGAGGCGGCggcagtggtgatggtggtgaggcCTGTGGCCACTCTGAGCCCAGGGGAGCCCCAAGCACCTCTGGAGAGAGTGCGTCAGATCTACAGCGAACACAACTACTGCCGCCTTGTCCTCTGAGTGAAGAGCACACTCCAGCTGAAGCTGCCTTGCCCAGAGCCAGAGGAGAGGACGACGTGGCTTCTCTCAGAAAGGAGGAGAGCTGCCTATTACAGAGGGTCCCAGGTGTGCTTACAAGTGGGCTGGAAGATGCCTCCCAACCCCCTATTGCTCCCACTGGAGATCAGCCGTGCCAGGCTTTGCCACCACTGTCCTCCCAAACTCCGGTGACTGAGAAGTTAGCAGAGCAGCCTAAGTTGCTTCTAGATGGTAGAACTGAGTGTGAGTCTGGTAATACTTCCTGGGAGAAGGGTAGTGAGGATCAAGGACCCACTCTCCCCTCAGAGAATGGTTCTGTACAGTCTCCAGTGGGAGATGTATTAGGAGGAAATGGCCAGGCCTTTGATGATAATCCCAGGGTGAAAGAGCTTGTCAGTGTGACACCTGCGTTTATATCTGAATTGTCATTGGCTAAGTACCTACAAGATGAATCTGCTGATGATGGATTAGGACTTGGTGACACAGGCCCCCTCAAAAGGGAAAGTGATAGACAAGAATCTTTGAATACTGAAGCTTTTGCATCTGGTGGTACTGCCTCCTGGGTACCCGTTCTGTCAAATTATGAGGTAGTGAAAGAGTCTGAGCCAGAAACCAGAGAAAATGCACCATTTCTGGAGCCCAGGGATGAAGAGGAATGGGAAAGAGCTGTTCCCCTCATGGCTGCCATGCCTGGGGAGTTGGCAGCCACGGGTGCGCCCCACTCTGAGAGCTGTGCTTCACTCTGGACAGCACCTCCTCCTGGAACCATGGGCAGCACTTGCAGTGATGGTGAGCAGGTGGACCTTGAAAGACTGGAGATGAAAAGCATATCTGAAACTCCAAGTCCTCACGGTGAGTCCACAGATACAGCCTCTGACTCTGAAGGCCACCTCACCGAGGACGGCAGTGAGGTGGATGCAAGTGAAGCCATGGAGGCAAAGGGGTTGGTGGTGGGCAGGAGTGGAAAGCAGGACTGGGCCCCATCCTCCTCGCTGTCCAAGGTGAGCAGGAACCTAAGTGTGCTTACAAGGACAGAAGGGATAGCGGCTTCTCAGAGCTGGGTGTCTAGAGTATGTGCAGTCCCACCCAAGATCTCAGACTCCCTGCTGCTATCCAGTACTGAATGCCAGCCCAGGTCTGTGTGCCCACCTAAGCCTGGTTCTTCGGTGGAGGTTACCAACCCTCTTATGATGCACCTGCTGCACGGTAACTTACCTCTCGAGAAGGTTCTTCCTCCAGGTCACAGAAGCAGCAAGCCAGAATCCCCACAGTTGCCATTTAGAGACCAGAGCCAGGATAGAGGTACTGTACAAGGTACTGGGGAAGACAATCGCCTAGTTGCCAGAAGCAGCTCTGGTTCTGCACTAGCTTTGAAGGAGTCTCTTCTGGCCCAGAGCTATGCAGCAAGCACTGGTCTTGGCAGGGCAAAGGCCTCCCAGGCTCCTGGAATGCCCCAGAAGATTGCATCGATGGTTCCAAGTTTAGACTCCCAGCATCCAGTGACAGAACTGACACCTTCCTCTGGCAGCCTGGAAGAAATAGATTCCAAAGagcatttctcttccttcctttgtgaAGAGCAGAAAGAAGCCCATTCCCAGTCCCAAGGCAGTGATCCAGGTACTGCCTCAGGCCAGTGTCCAGGAGATCACACTACCTCCGAAGTGCCATGTTTCTCCTCTGCAAATGTGAGCCTCTCCTTTGGTCCTGAGCAGACAGATAGGACCCTGGGTGATCAGAACAATGCTGGTAGTCAAGAGAAGAAActatctggtcctaggaatacGATCCCCATCCTTCAGTGCCCCAGGTCTGGAGAGCAGACACCACTACCTGCTGAGGTCCCTCCAGTTTTTCCCAGTCGGAAGATAGAACCAAGCAAAAACTCGGTATCTGATGGTGTGCAGACTGCAAGGGAAGACTGGACGCCAAAGCCATCACCTGGCTCTGCTGGTGGCAACAAGACAGAGCAGACGTTCTCGAGGGATCCACTTAAGGCAGATGCAGAGGATAGAAAAGCTGCAGGGTGTAGTCCTCTGGAACTAGTAGGTCACTTGCAAGGGATGCCTTTTGTTGTGGACCTGCCTTTCTGGAAATTACCCAGAGAGCCAGGGAAAGGGCTAAGTCAGCCCCTGGAGCCTTCTTCCATTCCCTCCCAATTCAACATCAAGCAGGCTTTGTATGGGAAGTTTTCTAAACTACAGCTGAGTCCCACCAGCTTTAATTACtcctccagctctgccacctTTCCCAAAGGCCTTGCTGGAAGTGTGGTGCAGCTGAGCCACAAAGCCAGCTTTGGTGCAGGCCACACTGCATCACTCTCCCTGCAAATGTTCACTGACAGCAGTGCGGTGGAAAGCATCTCTCTCCAGTGTGCATGCAGCCTGAAAGCCATGATCATGTGCCAAGGCTGCGGAGCATTCTGCCATGATGACTGCATTGGACCCTCAAAGCTCTGTGTATTGTGCCTTGTGGTGAGATAA